In the Candidatus Hydrogenedens sp. genome, one interval contains:
- the cas2 gene encoding CRISPR-associated endonuclease Cas2 → MSKKRDIKKEPAISGYKAMWMIAMFDLPVETSEDRKHASQFRNMLLREGFSMLQFSVYGRYFPSEESSEPYKKRIKQGIPPKGEVRLLYITDKQFEKMEIFMSKKKRKTEEPTPQLLLF, encoded by the coding sequence ATGAGCAAGAAAAGAGACATCAAAAAAGAACCAGCAATATCAGGGTATAAAGCTATGTGGATGATTGCTATGTTTGATTTGCCAGTAGAAACATCAGAAGACAGAAAGCATGCATCTCAATTCCGAAATATGCTTTTGCGTGAAGGTTTCTCTATGCTACAATTCTCTGTTTACGGTAGATATTTCCCCAGTGAAGAATCAAGCGAACCCTATAAAAAACGAATCAAACAGGGAATACCTCCAAAAGGAGAGGTCCGTCTACTTTATATTACCGATAAACAATTTGAAAAAATGGAAATCTTTATGTCAAAAAAGAAACGAAAAACAGAAGAACCTACCCCTCAATTGCTCCTTTTTTAA